A genome region from Pieris brassicae chromosome W, ilPieBrab1.1, whole genome shotgun sequence includes the following:
- the LOC123718357 gene encoding uncharacterized protein LOC123718357 encodes MDTKGLIQKISKEVEKTIKKELNEFNQSLQFHSTKLDEELGCIDAFKNTIKVLERKNTELIHKNNNLELRVGALEQRFHEMEQEKLSNSIEIANVPPASEENVRKLVENVVLKLKQPFDGIRNTMRYQGKNDQPGIIQVKLNDKATQEKWIKAAKTIKTMVADVCPYEPNNNKIVFIREAMTKYNKSILWEAKQELKNKQGYKYVWLKNGMVRARKDENTKIQNLRSVLDIQVQKKRQNAN; translated from the coding sequence ATGGACACTAAGGGGCTAATACAGAAAATTTCCAAGGAAgtagaaaaaactataaagaaGGAATTAAACGAATTCAACCAATCTCTGCAATTTCACAGTACGAAGTTGGACGAAGAATTAGGTTGTATTGATGCCTTTAAAAACACcataaaagttttagaaagaaaaaacacggaactaatacacaaaaacaacaatCTGGAATTGAGGGTAGGTGCATTGGAGCAGCGTTTCCATGAGATGGAACAGGAGAAACTTTCTAATTCTATAGAAATAGCAAACGTCCCCCCTGCGAGTGAAGAGAATGTGAgaaaattagttgaaaatgtagtattaaaacttaaacagcCCTTCGACGGTATCCGTAACACAATGCGATACCAAGGTAAAAACGACCAACCGGGCATTATACAAGTAAAACTTAATGATAAAGCAACCCAAGAAAAGTGGATTAAAGCTGCAAAAACCATTAAAACTATGGTGGCCGATGTTTGCCCCTATGAAcccaacaataacaaaatagtatTCATCAGGGAAGCAATGACTAAATACAACAAAAGCATTTTATGGGAAGCCAAACAGgaattaaagaataaacaaGGATATAAATACGTATGGCTTAAAAACGGTATGGTGCGTGCAAGAAAGGatgaaaacactaaaatacaaaacctaaGATCAGTGTTGGATATACAAGTGCAAAAAAAAAGACAGAATGCCAATTAA